The following are encoded together in the Deltaproteobacteria bacterium genome:
- a CDS encoding GNAT family N-acetyltransferase → MADPEIRPLLPGDLDRVSDIESRIAGHPRNGFLSKRFAAAAAAPGGFLSCAATVGGGLVGYAFARLQEGEFGATGPMAVLDVVGVDPDAQGKGIGREVVGGIERGMKERGIVTLRTQVAWGSHGMIRFFSSAGFLLAPCRIVERDTSPMGEELPAVTRVRMDGKWRVHSGAGGNDYETLARDRVPVRSLGEGDLSAVVRIDRKFTGRDRSAYYAAKFREMLTESGIRVSLVAEGDGSVIGFVMARVDYGEFGMVDRAAVIDTIGVHPAYGRSGVGNALLSQLLLNLSTLQVETVLVQLSPEDFDLHRYLHARGFGPSQRLVLTKTVR, encoded by the coding sequence ATGGCCGATCCGGAAATTCGCCCGCTCCTCCCCGGCGACCTGGACCGGGTGTCCGACATCGAGAGCCGGATCGCCGGCCACCCGCGGAACGGGTTCCTCTCGAAGCGGTTCGCCGCGGCGGCCGCGGCGCCCGGCGGGTTCCTCTCCTGCGCCGCGACGGTCGGCGGCGGGCTCGTCGGGTACGCGTTCGCCCGCCTCCAGGAGGGGGAGTTCGGCGCGACGGGTCCGATGGCGGTGCTCGACGTGGTCGGCGTCGACCCCGACGCCCAGGGGAAGGGGATCGGCCGGGAGGTCGTCGGCGGGATCGAGCGGGGGATGAAGGAGCGCGGTATCGTGACCCTCCGGACCCAGGTCGCGTGGGGGAGCCACGGGATGATCCGGTTCTTCTCCTCCGCCGGCTTCCTGCTCGCCCCGTGCCGCATCGTCGAACGGGACACCTCCCCGATGGGCGAGGAGCTCCCGGCGGTCACCCGCGTGCGGATGGACGGGAAGTGGCGCGTCCACAGCGGCGCCGGCGGAAACGACTACGAGACGCTCGCGCGGGACCGGGTGCCGGTCCGCTCCCTCGGGGAGGGGGACCTGTCCGCCGTCGTCCGGATCGACCGCAAGTTCACGGGCCGCGACCGTTCCGCGTACTACGCCGCCAAATTCCGCGAGATGCTGACCGAATCCGGGATCCGCGTCTCCCTCGTGGCCGAAGGGGACGGCTCCGTCATCGGCTTCGTCATGGCGAGGGTCGATTACGGGGAGTTCGGGATGGTCGACCGGGCGGCGGTCATCGACACGATCGGGGTCCACCCCGCGTACGGGAGATCCGGCGTCGGGAACGCCCTCCTCTCCCAGCTGCTGCTTAACCTGTCCACCCTCCAGGTCGAAACCGTTCTGGTGCAGCTCTCCCC
- a CDS encoding long-chain fatty acid--CoA ligase, translating to NHAGEVSYVKDISEDVFRDYLLEGESSILMVNPLFHIMAKGFALAAAFNKGNTLVLMPIPEPDAILDAIGRHRVSWMLGVPALYRILLENDRICEYDLSTLRYCWCGGDVLPAEVLKSWEALCGVPIHQVYGSTEVGHVSYSPLGKRPSPKTVGKPLRSRKCVIVDPESGEPLPRGEVGELAVTSRYTLKSYWKKPEETERSYFAIGDEIYYRTGDYMRFDESGEIEFVERTADVIKYKGYRVSASEIEAVLQDHPNVIGACVVGVPDPVSGERIKAIVVLKQDARGVGSADLVRWCRDSLAPYKVPSYIEFRDMLPKSKVGKLLRREIRDEERRKTR from the coding sequence GGAACCACGCCGGCGAGGTGTCGTACGTGAAGGACATCTCGGAGGACGTGTTCCGCGACTACCTGCTGGAGGGGGAGAGCTCGATCCTCATGGTCAACCCCCTCTTCCACATCATGGCGAAGGGGTTCGCGCTCGCCGCGGCGTTCAACAAGGGGAACACGCTCGTCCTCATGCCGATCCCGGAGCCGGACGCGATCCTCGACGCGATCGGGAGGCACCGGGTCTCGTGGATGCTGGGCGTGCCGGCCCTCTACCGCATCCTGCTGGAGAACGACCGGATCTGCGAATACGACCTGTCCACCCTGCGGTACTGCTGGTGCGGCGGCGACGTTCTCCCGGCGGAGGTCCTGAAGAGCTGGGAGGCGCTGTGCGGCGTCCCCATCCACCAGGTGTACGGCTCGACCGAGGTGGGGCACGTGTCGTACAGCCCGCTCGGGAAGCGACCTTCCCCCAAGACCGTGGGGAAGCCGCTGCGGTCCCGCAAATGCGTCATCGTCGACCCGGAATCGGGGGAGCCGCTGCCGCGCGGCGAGGTCGGGGAGCTGGCGGTCACGTCCCGGTACACGCTGAAGAGCTACTGGAAGAAGCCCGAGGAGACGGAGCGCTCCTACTTCGCGATCGGCGACGAGATCTACTACCGGACGGGCGACTACATGCGGTTCGACGAGAGCGGCGAGATCGAGTTCGTGGAGCGCACCGCGGACGTCATCAAGTACAAGGGGTACCGGGTCTCCGCCTCGGAGATCGAGGCGGTGCTGCAGGACCACCCCAACGTCATCGGGGCGTGCGTCGTCGGGGTGCCGGACCCGGTCAGCGGGGAGCGGATCAAGGCGATCGTGGTGCTGAAGCAGGACGCCCGCGGCGTGGGGAGCGCGGACCTGGTGCGCTGGTGCCGGGACAGCCTTGCGCCGTACAAGGTGCCAAGCTACATTGAGTTCAGGGACATGCTCCCCAAGTCCAAGGTCGGGAAGCTCCTGCGGCGGGAGATCAGGGACGAGGAGAGAAGGAAAACCCGGTAG